TTTAAATCCTCCAGCCGAGTCTCTTCGCACACTCCATTATCTCTGCGCCAACCTTCTCGTAGTAGGCACCCGGAGCGAGTGTTAACCTAGCTGCCCTTGAGAACTTCTGGTTGAACTCGCTTCCAATTATCAACTCCGCCGCCCTCTTGGCGTCGGGTGCTGTGTCCATCCAAGCTAGCGCCTCAAGCGGCTGCCTCGGGCGCGTTGCTGGCTGCTCAGCCGGCTTGCCGATAGCCAGGCCGACTACCGGGAGGGTACGCGGCGGCAGCGATAATACCTCGGCCACCCTCCTACAAGAGGAGTATAACGCGATGTAGACTGTACCATAGCCAAGCTCCTCGGCGCGTATCGTAGCCCACGCCGAGGCTATACCAATGTCAACCAGGCTAATGACAAGATGCCCTAGCGTAACCTCGCCGGGCTCTAGGCCTGCCATACGCATAGCTTCGAGTAGCTTACCATAGTCGGCCACGAACGCTAGGAACACCGGGGCCTCCGCCACATACCTCTGGCCGCCTACAGCCTCCGCAAGCCTAGCCCTCGTACCCTCATCGCGCACAACCACTACGCTGAAAGGCTGCAGGCCCCATGCTGAGGGTGCCCTCTGGGCCGCCCAGAGTATTTCACGCAGATCATCCTCTGGTATGGGATCCGGCTTGAAGCGCCTAATCGACACGTGCCTCGCGATCACATCACGACAGGAGGCCATGCCAACCGGCCACCATTCTTGGATAGAGACGCCCCTCCTACACAAGACTGTCCCTTTTTGCCACTATGTTGCGATGCGCGTTTACTAGCGCGCCTGGGTGCGCTGGCGCGACCAGCGAGCCAGCCGATGGTTAGAATGAAGCGGGAGAGGCAAGCGGCCTTTTAAAAAGCATGTTTGAAGGGGCGATCTAGCCTTACTTCTGTGCAGCCTGCTTATACATCTTGACCATCTTCTCGACTAGCCTCTTGAGGCCCGCGCTGAACGCGTCGGCTATCTTGGGGGCTATCACGGTGTTTATCCTCTTGGGCTTAAGCGGCGTGTACTTGCTGGCCTCGATTGCCGCGTCTATCACTCTACCGAGGGCTTGCGGCAGGCCTGGGTACTTGCCCTCGACTATCTCGCGTAGGGTTGGTATCCACTTGTCCGGGTTCCTGCTACGCCTCACGAGCAGCAGGTAGGCGGCAACGGTGGTACCGTGCTCCGGGGCTATCTCGTAGCTCTCCTCGACCTCAGTCTTAGAGGCTGGCTTCGCGACACCCAGCTTCTCAAGCTCCTCGGTTAGCACGCGGAATATCTTCTCGGCGCTGCGGCCACCCATGTGTAGTAGTGCCTCACCGTTCCTACGGTAGACTACCTCGGCGCCACGTGCACGCTTGCGCAGGATTATCTGGTATGTGACCTTCTTCTCCTCCGCCATTTTCTACACCCTGCCCCACTCCACTAACGTTGCACGAGGAGACCATTGTATATAAAGAGAACCCTGGCCCAACACGAGGCTAGTTATGAGGGAGGAGGGGCGCCAGGTATTACACCGGGTGAGTGGTAAGCCGTACTGGTGCTCTAGCGTGGGCCACGAGGGTAGTGTGAAAGAGGTTGGTTTCGGCCTAGTGGTGACCGGCGACCGCGTCTATCGAGGCGAGATAGAGGATAGGGTTACACCTCTCGTTAAGAGCGTGCTAGAGGAGCGTGGCCACAAGCTGCTCGCAAGGCTCATAGCGCCAAACAACATCTACCTCATCATGCATGCCGTGCTGACGCTCGTTGTACGCGACGACATAGACGCTGTAATCGTTAGTGGTGGTACGGGTCCGAGGCCACGCGACATCTCTGTAGACGCTGTGGAGAGGATAGCAGATAGAAGGCTGCCAGGGTTCGGGGAGGAGTTCAGACGAAGGAGCCTAGAGAGTACCGGCATGCGTGCGATACTATCCCGCGCCGAGGCATTCATAGTCAATAGGCGTCCCGTGTTCGTGATACCAGGGTCTCCAGACGCGACGCGAACAGCACTCGGGATAATACTAGACATTATTGGGCATCTCGTCTACGAGGCTAGGAGGGAGTAGAAGGTTGAGCAGAGAGTATAGGGGTAAGCGCGTAGTAGTCTGGCCCTCTTATATTGATGCCTCCAAGTCGCGGGGCCAGGGGCGCAAGATACCGCGTAAGGATGCAGTCCCGAGGCCCCGCGTAGAGGAGATCGTGGAGGCCGCCGAGAGGCTCGGGTTGAACCCTGAGGTGGAGGAGGCCAGGTACCCTAGAGCATGGTGGGAGGATAGACAGAGGGTGGTCGTGGATAAGCTCGGCTCAAAGCTGGAGACGTTGAAGGCTATTGCCAGGGAGATCAGGAGGATACGTGAGGAGAGAAGGATGGTTAGGAGATAGGTGTGGTGGGCCCGCGGGGATTTGAACCCCGGATCACGGGGAGTCCCGCCCCGCCGCACGCGCGGGGTCGGGGTCCCGAGTCGGGCAGGGGCCCGACCGGGCTCCCTGAACCCCGCATCCTAGTCCA
The Pyrolobus fumarii 1A DNA segment above includes these coding regions:
- a CDS encoding nitroreductase family protein, which gives rise to MASCRDVIARHVSIRRFKPDPIPEDDLREILWAAQRAPSAWGLQPFSVVVVRDEGTRARLAEAVGGQRYVAEAPVFLAFVADYGKLLEAMRMAGLEPGEVTLGHLVISLVDIGIASAWATIRAEELGYGTVYIALYSSCRRVAEVLSLPPRTLPVVGLAIGKPAEQPATRPRQPLEALAWMDTAPDAKRAAELIIGSEFNQKFSRAARLTLAPGAYYEKVGAEIMECAKRLGWRI
- a CDS encoding MogA/MoaB family molybdenum cofactor biosynthesis protein, with translation MSGKPYWCSSVGHEGSVKEVGFGLVVTGDRVYRGEIEDRVTPLVKSVLEERGHKLLARLIAPNNIYLIMHAVLTLVVRDDIDAVIVSGGTGPRPRDISVDAVERIADRRLPGFGEEFRRRSLESTGMRAILSRAEAFIVNRRPVFVIPGSPDATRTALGIILDIIGHLVYEARRE
- a CDS encoding signal recognition particle protein Srp19, which gives rise to MSREYRGKRVVVWPSYIDASKSRGQGRKIPRKDAVPRPRVEEIVEAAERLGLNPEVEEARYPRAWWEDRQRVVVDKLGSKLETLKAIAREIRRIREERRMVRR